The Streptomyces sp. HUAS MG91 sequence GAACAAAAGTGGACATACGAGCCTCAAAGACCCCGTAACTCCCGCTACTTTTCGACCGATTTGAGCCCAAGATCCAGACTCTGACCAGGAAGGATGAGGTCGGGGTCGGTGCCGACCGTCTTCTTGTTGGTGTCGTAGAGCGCGGCCCACCCGCCTTGCACGTCATGGGCGTCGGCGATGTCCCACAGGCTGTCACCCGAGCGGACGACATAGGCCTCGTCGTCGCGCTGGTCGTCCCGGGAGGCGTGACGGCCGTCTCCCGTACGCGAGTCGGCGCCGTCGTCGGCGGCCCGGTCGCCCCGGTGCCGGCCGCTGGCCGCGTCGTCGTCGGCGGTGGTGGAGCCGGTGGCGGCCGGGGAGTCCGACGCGCTCGCGGACGGGGCCGTCGTGTCGTCGTCCACCCCGCCCCCCTTGCTGTTACCGGAGGTATCGGCGGAAGGGTCGGCGGAGCTGTCGGCTGACGGTGCGTCGGAGGCGTCACTCGTCGAACCGTCCGAGGCGTCGGACGGCGAATCGTCCGACGCGCTCGACGACGGCTTGTCCGATGCGCCGGACTTGTCGTGACTCTTCTCTCCTGAATCCGCGCCCGATCCGGAGTCCGAGGCGGAGCCGGAGTCCGAAGCGGAGCCGGAGCCCGCGTCGGCGTCCGTGCCCGACGAGCCGGTCGTCTTCGTCGGTCGCGGGGAGGCGTCGGCGCCCGGGTCGACATCCGCCGAACCGTCACCCTTGGCGAGCCCCGCCGTGGCCGAGCAGCCCGGCCAGGCGGTCGGCCCCTTGTCGTCGAGGACCTTCTCGGCGACGGCGATCTGCTGCGAGCGGCTGGCCTGGTCGGCCCGCGGCGCGTAGTCGAGCCCGCCGTACTGCTCCCAGACCTCCTGCGACAGTTGCAGACCGCCGAAGTAGCCGTCGCCCGCGTCCAGGCTCCACTGCCCGCCGCTCTCGCACTCGGCGACCTTGTCCCACGTGGTGGCCGTCGCCGCGCCAGCGCCCGTGGCGCCGAGCAGCGGGATCGCGATGGCGCTGCCGGTGACTCCGGCGGCGACGACGAGAGCAGGGGCCTGGCGGGGGCGACGGTGTCGGCCGTTCCCGGAGAGCATGCGGTTGCCTTTCGCGAGACTGATACTGCTGCACGCGACAGGGTGGATGAGTGGTGCCTGTTGTGCGTGTGTCGCGATGACTGGTGAACGTAGCGGGACTCGAACGCTTGTCACAAGTCGATGCAGCGCAGATCACGTCACCATCACGACTTTGACACAACGTCAGTTTTCAACCACCTGTGAGGTGTCGCGAACTGTGCGGCGAATGAGCCCGGTTCACGGCTTTTCAAGATCACGACAAACCACCCCACGCCGCCGCGCCACCGCTCCCGAGTGGTGCCGGTCACATGCGTTCCGCCTGCGCCGAACGTCCCCCGGGTACGGTCGGGATGTGAACACCGCGCCCGTCCCCGAACTCTTCACCTGGGAGTTCGCCACCGATCCGTATCCCGCCTACGCCTGGCTGCGCGAGCACTCCCCCGTGCACCGCACCACGCTGCCCAGCGGCGTCGAGGCCTGGCTCGTGACGCGTTACGCGGACGCGCGCCAGGCCCTCGCGGACCAGCGGCTGTCCAAGAACCCGGTGCATCACGCGGACGACGCGCAGGGCAAGAGCAAGACCGGCATCCCGGGCGAGCGCAGCGCGGGCCTGATGACCCATCTGCTGAACATCGACCCGCCGGACCACACCCGGCTGCGGCGCCTGGTCTCCAAGGCGTTCACCCCGCGCCGGGTCGCCGAATTCGCGCCACGCGTGCAGGAACTGACGGACGGCCTCATCGACGGCTTCGCCGCCCGCGGCAGCGCCGACCTCATCCACGAGTTCGCCTTCCCGCTCCCCATCTACGCGATCTGCGACCTGCTCGGCGTCCCGCGCGAGGACCAGGACGACCTGCGGGACTGGGCGGGCATGATGATCCGCCACGGCAAGGGACCGCGCGGCGGGGTCGCGCGGGCCGTGAAGAAGATCCGCCGCTATCTCGCCGACCTCATCCACCGCAAGCGGCTCGGCGACGGCGACGACCTGATCTCCGGCCTCATCCGCGCCTCCGACCACGGCGAGCACCTCACCGAGGACGAGGTGGTGGCCATGTGTTTCGTACTGCTCTTCGCCGGGTTCGAGACGACCATCAACCTCATCGGCAACGGCACCCACGCCCTGCTGCGCCACCCCGAGCAGCGGGCCGTCCTCCAGAGCGCCCTCGCCCGGGGCGAGCACGGACTCCTGGAGACGGGCGTCGAGGAACTGCTGCGCTTCGACGGGCCCGTGGAGATGGCCACCTGGCGGTACGCGACCGAGGACCTGGAGATCGGCGGGGTCGCGGTCGCCGAGGGCGACCCGGTGCTCGTGGTGCTCGCCGCCGCCGACCGGGACCCCGCCCGCTTCGACCACCCCGACACCCTCGACCTGGCCCGCCGCGACAACAAGCACCTGGGGTACGGGCACGGGATCCACTACTGCATCGGCGCCCCGCTCGCCCGCCTGGAGGGGCACACGGCGCTGGCGACGCTGCTGACCCGGCTGCCGGACCTGCGCCTCGGCGAGGACCCCGCCGAGCTGCGCTGGCGCGGCGGGCTCATCATGCGGGGGCTGCGGACGCTGCCCGTGGAGTTCACCCCGCGCTGAGCCCCTCGGCGGCGCGCACCGCGTCCCGGTAGGCCCGCGCGGCCTCCCTGAGCGCCGCCTCCGGGTCGACGCCGGACGCCTCGGCGCGCAGGGCCAGGGCCAGCAGTTCGTCGCCGACGCCCGTCCCGGCGGGCACGGGGACGTCCAGGCCCGCCGTGCGCACGCGCGAGCCGAGCTTCGCGGCGAGGGCCAGGCCCGGCTGGCCGACCGGCACGCCGTCCGTCACCGAGGCGCGCTGCTTCGACTCGGCCTTCCTGCGCAGCCAGATCTCCCGGACCTCCTCCGGGGTGGCCGCGCTCTCGTCGCCGAAGACATGGGGGTGGCGGTGGATGAGCTTGTCGACGATGGCGCCCGCGACGTCGTCGACGGAGAACGGCTCCTCGGCGTCCTCCTCGGCGATCCGGGCGTGGAAGACGACCTGGAGCAGGACGTCGCCCAGCTCCTCGCGCAGCTCTTCGCGGTCCCCGGCCTCGATCGCCTCGACCAGTTCGTACGCCTCCTCGATGACGTACTTCGCCAGGTCCTCGTGGGTGCGCTGCGACGACCAGGGGCACGCGCGCCGGATCCGGTCCATGACCTGGACGAGGTCGAGGAGGCGGGCGCCCGGCAGGTCGTAGGAGCCGGGGAGGAGTTCGAGGGACGGCATCGCGACGCGGCCGGAGCCGGCCAGCGCCGCCAGGCCGTCGGTGAGGCGGCGGTCGCCCTCGGCCGTGGTCAGCACGACGACGGTGCGACCGACGTCGGCGCAGCGCTCGACGAGATCACGGGCGGCGGGCACGTCGAGGGTGACCTCGACGCCCGCCTCCTTCAGGTACGGCAGCTGCGGATGCTCGGGATCGGCGCAGAGCACCTCGTCGGCGGCGTGCAGGATCTGCCAGGCCTGCCAGGACAGCAGCCCCGGGGCGACCCGGTGGCTGGTGGTGAGCAGGACGACGCGGCCGGCGTCGGGAGTGATGTCGTCGTTCACGCCTCGAACGTAACGCAGGCCGCCGACAAAGCGTGCCCTAGGCCGTCTGCTGCTGGTCCGCCGGCTGTTCCTGGGTGACCTGGGTCAGCCAGGGGGTCTTGGCATCGACCCGGCCGACGGTGCCGCTCTTGGTGACGCCCCAGCTGCCGTAGCGGGGGTTCAGGTCGATGTTCAGCTCCTTGGAGGCCTGGGAGAGCGCCTTCCAGAAGGCGGCCTGGCCCGCGGGGGTCTGGGTGTCGACGCCGAGCGACGACGACAGCTTCTGCGCCTCGATCTCGGTGCGCAGCGACTCGGTGAGCCGCTTGGGCGCGACGTTGTACTGCTGGAGCCAGGCCGTCTCCAACTGCCTCGGGCCGCCCGCCTGTTGCTCCAGGCCCGCGCGCATCTCCTGCATCTCCTTGCGGGAGACGGTGACGCCCGCGTCGGTGGCGGCGCGGTGCAGCACCCGGTCCAGGACCATGGTGTGCAGGGTGTTGCGGGTGAGGCCGCCGGACTTGGCGACGGCCTGCTCGTACTGGGCGCTGCCGTCGGTGGCGTCCTGCTGCGCCTGACGCACCTCGCTCACCCGGCTCTCCAGCTGGGAGACCGTGATGCGCTGGCCGCCGACGACGGCCGCGGCGCCGGGATGCGCCTCGCTTCCGCAGGCGGTGAGGGCGGGGAGCGCGGCGATGGCGGCGGTGGACAGGACGAGCGCGGTGCGGCGGCGGTGCAAGGTGGCCTCCCTGCGGCGAGTTTGTGCGTCGGTGCACAAAGTCCGGCGGTGATCGATGTTAGGAGGTGACCGCGGGCTCGGCCACCTATTCGACAACGATTCGTCGGGAGATGAGGTATCGCCCCGGGCCGCCGGACCCCGATGGCTCAGCCGGTGATGGCGACCGGCGCGTCCCAGGCGTTGCGGTCCACCGTGATGGTGTAACTGCCGCGCTTCTCCTTGCTGTTGACCATGTACTGGTGGGCGCGGCTGTGGTTCGTGTAGAGCGACTTGGACCACGGCCAGTCGGAGGTGGTCGTGTTCACCTTGTCCCACTTGGCGTACCAGAGGTTGCCCGGCAGGTCGGTGCGGTCGGTGGCGGTGGCGATCGCGGCGGCGCTGGAGCTGGAGAAGCCGTAGTAGCCGGCCCGGTAGATCTTGCCGCGCAGCACCTTGTCGAAGGCGCGGACGTAGCTCAGGACCGCCTTGTTGCAGGAGCTGTTCGCGGTGTCGTACGGCTCCATGTCGAGGTAGATCGCGCTGCCCGTCCTCATGCCGAGCGCGGCCGCCTTCGCCACGGCGTCCTTGCCGTCGGCGGTGCCGAGGGTGGCCGCGTTCGAGGTGGTCATCTTCTCGTTGCGGGTGCCGGTCTGGCAGGGCGGCTGGGCGCCCACGTACAGCGGGATGAGCTTCCAGCCCTGCGCGCTGACCGTCTTGACCCAGGAGGCGGTGAGGTTGGGCTGGGCGCAGCCTCGGTTCTTGCCGCCGATGTAGACCGCCGCGGCGCCGTAGAACCCGGTGTCCCAGGCTTTCATCGCGGCG is a genomic window containing:
- a CDS encoding glycoside hydrolase domain-containing protein, which encodes MSGTGSHRLSKRNRYLAWGAAGAVVVAGGAFAATTASAATTWPAQKTFTGRAFDTCTAPSAAAMKAWDTGFYGAAAVYIGGKNRGCAQPNLTASWVKTVSAQGWKLIPLYVGAQPPCQTGTRNEKMTTSNAATLGTADGKDAVAKAAALGMRTGSAIYLDMEPYDTANSSCNKAVLSYVRAFDKVLRGKIYRAGYYGFSSSSAAAIATATDRTDLPGNLWYAKWDKVNTTTSDWPWSKSLYTNHSRAHQYMVNSKEKRGSYTITVDRNAWDAPVAITG
- a CDS encoding transglycosylase family protein; the encoded protein is MLSGNGRHRRPRQAPALVVAAGVTGSAIAIPLLGATGAGAATATTWDKVAECESGGQWSLDAGDGYFGGLQLSQEVWEQYGGLDYAPRADQASRSQQIAVAEKVLDDKGPTAWPGCSATAGLAKGDGSADVDPGADASPRPTKTTGSSGTDADAGSGSASDSGSASDSGSGADSGEKSHDKSGASDKPSSSASDDSPSDASDGSTSDASDAPSADSSADPSADTSGNSKGGGVDDDTTAPSASASDSPAATGSTTADDDAASGRHRGDRAADDGADSRTGDGRHASRDDQRDDEAYVVRSGDSLWDIADAHDVQGGWAALYDTNKKTVGTDPDLILPGQSLDLGLKSVEK
- a CDS encoding SurA N-terminal domain-containing protein codes for the protein MHRRRTALVLSTAAIAALPALTACGSEAHPGAAAVVGGQRITVSQLESRVSEVRQAQQDATDGSAQYEQAVAKSGGLTRNTLHTMVLDRVLHRAATDAGVTVSRKEMQEMRAGLEQQAGGPRQLETAWLQQYNVAPKRLTESLRTEIEAQKLSSSLGVDTQTPAGQAAFWKALSQASKELNIDLNPRYGSWGVTKSGTVGRVDAKTPWLTQVTQEQPADQQQTA
- a CDS encoding cytochrome P450, with translation MNTAPVPELFTWEFATDPYPAYAWLREHSPVHRTTLPSGVEAWLVTRYADARQALADQRLSKNPVHHADDAQGKSKTGIPGERSAGLMTHLLNIDPPDHTRLRRLVSKAFTPRRVAEFAPRVQELTDGLIDGFAARGSADLIHEFAFPLPIYAICDLLGVPREDQDDLRDWAGMMIRHGKGPRGGVARAVKKIRRYLADLIHRKRLGDGDDLISGLIRASDHGEHLTEDEVVAMCFVLLFAGFETTINLIGNGTHALLRHPEQRAVLQSALARGEHGLLETGVEELLRFDGPVEMATWRYATEDLEIGGVAVAEGDPVLVVLAAADRDPARFDHPDTLDLARRDNKHLGYGHGIHYCIGAPLARLEGHTALATLLTRLPDLRLGEDPAELRWRGGLIMRGLRTLPVEFTPR
- a CDS encoding nucleoside triphosphate pyrophosphohydrolase; its protein translation is MNDDITPDAGRVVLLTTSHRVAPGLLSWQAWQILHAADEVLCADPEHPQLPYLKEAGVEVTLDVPAARDLVERCADVGRTVVVLTTAEGDRRLTDGLAALAGSGRVAMPSLELLPGSYDLPGARLLDLVQVMDRIRRACPWSSQRTHEDLAKYVIEEAYELVEAIEAGDREELREELGDVLLQVVFHARIAEEDAEEPFSVDDVAGAIVDKLIHRHPHVFGDESAATPEEVREIWLRRKAESKQRASVTDGVPVGQPGLALAAKLGSRVRTAGLDVPVPAGTGVGDELLALALRAEASGVDPEAALREAARAYRDAVRAAEGLSAG